A region from the Algoriphagus machipongonensis genome encodes:
- a CDS encoding FG-GAP repeat domain-containing protein, with translation MNSFYLKPHFHSFFKISLTFLLTFSFLSLQVKGQSTQKEKHEFEIVKYNRPEGNSFLGVGLWAWPLPMDYDEDGDMDLLVSCPDKPFNGLYFFENKSGDKIPVFEPPIRIGDAIQQIQVSHINEGAKVTIPGKVLNDFKSQLDKNPEELFPAEELLKGLEKKPRFNQWKMVDYEGDGDLDIVVGMDDWTDYGWDNAYDESGNWTNGPLHGYLILLENVDGKYSVKGKIQAANKDIDLYGAPSPNFADFDGDGDLDIICGEFLDRLTYFENVGTRSKPIYKEGSFLTNHEGTIKMDLEMILPVSIDWDGDGFIDLVVGDEDGRVALVRNTGKLEGQKPVFESPFYFRQKADNLKFGALVTPVSVDWDRDGDEDLIAGNSAGYIAFIENLDGKENPTWNEPKLLEVNGEPFRSQAGENGSIQGPAEAKWGYTTLSVADWDNDGNRDIIFNSIWGKVEWIRNTGTSLEEPKPIKINWGNEPMKYPAWNWWKPRPDELVTQWRTTPVAVDWNKDGVMDLVMLDHEGYLAFFEGISEGGERAVLPGKRIFYGEGASVYTNRNVAQNEESGLLKLNNAEAGGSGRRKISLVDWDQDGDLDLLVNSLNVAIFENISQSTDRVVFKNLGNLTELRLAGHTTSPTYVDWNKDGVWEILVGAEDGHIYHLDR, from the coding sequence ATGAACTCTTTTTATCTTAAGCCCCATTTCCACTCGTTTTTTAAAATTTCCCTGACCTTCCTACTAACGTTTTCCTTTTTATCATTACAGGTAAAGGGGCAATCAACCCAGAAAGAAAAACATGAATTTGAAATAGTTAAGTACAATAGACCTGAAGGAAATTCATTTTTGGGAGTAGGATTGTGGGCTTGGCCATTGCCAATGGACTATGATGAAGATGGAGACATGGATTTATTAGTTTCTTGCCCTGATAAACCTTTTAATGGGCTTTATTTTTTTGAAAACAAATCAGGAGATAAAATTCCTGTTTTCGAGCCTCCAATCAGAATTGGAGATGCCATCCAGCAGATTCAAGTTTCCCATATCAATGAAGGCGCTAAAGTTACAATTCCTGGAAAGGTATTGAATGATTTCAAATCACAACTTGATAAGAATCCCGAAGAGTTATTTCCAGCTGAGGAATTGCTAAAAGGATTAGAAAAAAAGCCCAGATTCAATCAATGGAAAATGGTGGATTATGAAGGAGATGGCGATTTGGATATTGTGGTGGGTATGGATGACTGGACAGATTACGGTTGGGATAATGCTTATGATGAATCAGGTAATTGGACGAATGGCCCTCTTCATGGCTATTTGATTTTGCTTGAAAATGTGGATGGAAAATATAGTGTAAAAGGCAAGATACAGGCTGCAAATAAGGACATAGACTTGTATGGAGCCCCATCACCTAATTTTGCTGATTTCGATGGAGATGGCGATTTGGATATTATTTGTGGGGAATTTTTAGACAGGTTAACCTATTTCGAAAATGTTGGAACAAGAAGTAAGCCTATCTACAAGGAAGGAAGCTTTCTGACAAATCATGAAGGAACTATTAAAATGGATTTAGAAATGATTCTTCCAGTTTCCATTGACTGGGATGGAGATGGTTTTATTGATTTAGTGGTAGGAGATGAAGATGGTCGGGTGGCTTTAGTTAGAAATACGGGGAAATTGGAAGGTCAAAAGCCAGTATTTGAATCCCCTTTCTATTTCCGGCAAAAAGCAGACAATTTAAAGTTTGGGGCTTTAGTGACCCCAGTTTCTGTGGATTGGGATCGAGATGGAGATGAGGATTTGATAGCGGGTAATTCAGCTGGATATATTGCTTTTATTGAAAATTTAGATGGTAAAGAAAACCCTACTTGGAATGAGCCCAAACTTTTGGAAGTTAATGGTGAACCTTTCAGAAGTCAAGCTGGGGAAAACGGATCTATTCAAGGACCTGCCGAAGCCAAATGGGGATATACTACTTTATCAGTTGCTGATTGGGATAATGATGGAAATAGGGATATCATTTTTAATTCCATTTGGGGCAAAGTAGAATGGATTCGTAATACAGGGACATCGCTGGAGGAGCCAAAGCCTATAAAAATCAATTGGGGAAATGAACCTATGAAATATCCTGCTTGGAATTGGTGGAAGCCTCGACCTGATGAGTTGGTAACTCAATGGAGAACGACTCCTGTTGCTGTGGACTGGAATAAGGATGGTGTGATGGATCTGGTCATGCTAGATCACGAGGGTTATCTTGCCTTTTTTGAGGGGATTTCTGAAGGTGGAGAAAGAGCTGTTTTACCTGGAAAAAGAATATTTTATGGGGAAGGCGCATCCGTATATACTAATCGCAATGTTGCTCAAAACGAAGAATCGGGATTACTAAAATTAAATAACGCTGAGGCAGGGGGTAGTGGAAGAAGAAAAATCAGCTTGGTGGATTGGGATCAAGATGGTGATTTGGATTTGCTGGTGAATAGTTTGAATGTTGCCATTTTTGAAAATATCAGTCAAAGTACAGATCGGGTAGTTTTTAAAAACTTGGGAAACTTGACAGAATTAAGGCTTGCTGGACATACTACCAGTCCAACCTATGTGGACTGGAACAAAGATGGTGTTTGGGAAATTTTAGTAGGTGCCGAAGACGGGCATATCTATCATTTAGATAGGTAA
- a CDS encoding transglutaminase family protein produces the protein MKYQVIHITDYIYEFPATLCHNLMFQIPQSSPFQEVLEYSCEISPKPSSEAERTDFFGNKYLYFSVERSHKKLTVTSQSVLKLQEPEWVGVDPSQTKPWEEVVDWLHTTEASNDIRQYYLESDHVNFWEEIKEYALKSFTPGRPLMEAAIELNTRIFTDFQFTPGFTDISTPLEKVFEHKKGVCQDFAHFELACLRSLGLAARYVSGYIETLPPPGKPKLVGSDASHAWIAVYIPDHEWVELDATNNLLVNDKHVRVAVGRDFADVTPLKGIVYSGSEQEMKVSVDVTNLDSQFLHEN, from the coding sequence ATGAAATACCAAGTCATCCATATCACAGATTATATCTATGAGTTTCCGGCTACATTATGCCATAACTTAATGTTTCAAATTCCCCAAAGTTCTCCTTTTCAGGAGGTTTTGGAGTATTCCTGTGAAATCAGTCCAAAACCCAGTTCTGAGGCAGAAAGGACTGATTTCTTTGGGAATAAATATCTTTATTTTTCTGTGGAGCGATCTCATAAGAAATTGACAGTGACCTCTCAGAGTGTATTGAAACTTCAAGAACCAGAATGGGTAGGAGTAGACCCTTCTCAAACTAAACCTTGGGAAGAAGTGGTGGACTGGCTTCATACGACAGAAGCCTCAAATGATATTAGACAATATTATTTGGAATCCGATCATGTCAATTTTTGGGAAGAAATAAAGGAATATGCGTTAAAGTCCTTTACTCCGGGAAGACCTTTGATGGAAGCTGCAATAGAATTGAACACTAGAATATTTACCGATTTTCAATTCACCCCGGGCTTTACTGATATCAGTACTCCATTAGAAAAGGTATTTGAACACAAAAAAGGAGTGTGTCAGGATTTTGCTCATTTTGAGTTAGCCTGCTTGAGAAGTCTCGGTCTAGCGGCGAGATATGTGAGTGGATATATAGAGACTTTGCCTCCTCCAGGTAAACCTAAATTAGTGGGATCAGATGCTTCTCATGCATGGATAGCAGTTTATATACCAGATCATGAATGGGTAGAATTGGATGCTACCAATAACTTGCTAGTAAATGACAAACATGTACGTGTAGCAGTAGGTAGAGATTTTGCTGATGTAACCCCTCTCAAAGGAATCGTTTATAGTGGTAGTGAGCAGGAAATGAAAGTTAGCGTGGATGTAACGAATCTAGACTCTCAATTCCTACATGAAAATTAA
- a CDS encoding DUF3472 domain-containing protein: MNNILLLILLFSLNTVFLSKEGIEISRDQYSATIAIPLGGNAYQTAGSVKEKIGNSGIESWSDHQSEFSIYIKSAEEKQVLLSLELLEQEGNAEILIDFDGASTINLEKGQSGNVPVKEIKLLAGYNQITLKAISKEAADYAKIKNLIFSYEGELSLNYVKDNIDNRFYWGRRGPSVHLTYTLPENQNFKWFYNEVSVPVGQDPIGSYFMANGFGEGYFGIQVNSETERRILFSVWSPFKTDNPNEIPEEEKIKLLKKGEDVYTGEFGNEGSGGQSFLKYPWKAGQTYRFLNSVEPDGNGNTIYTAYFYDPEVGNWILIASFLRPKTDTWYKSPHSFLENFVPQSGNIQRMGEYQNQWAADEFGNWVELTEAKFTGDDIARRGYRMDYAGGSGLGKFYLKNGGFFNVNTPINSIHNRPSQGTAPSIDWDKLP; encoded by the coding sequence GTGAATAACATCCTTTTATTAATCCTCCTTTTTTCTTTAAACACAGTTTTTTTAAGCAAGGAAGGCATTGAAATCTCAAGAGATCAATACTCTGCAACAATTGCTATCCCACTTGGAGGAAATGCATACCAAACGGCAGGAAGTGTCAAAGAAAAAATAGGTAATTCAGGAATTGAATCTTGGTCAGACCATCAAAGTGAGTTCAGTATATATATCAAATCAGCAGAAGAAAAGCAGGTTTTACTCTCTCTAGAGCTATTAGAGCAAGAAGGAAATGCGGAAATACTTATTGATTTCGATGGAGCAAGTACCATTAATCTAGAAAAAGGGCAAAGTGGAAATGTTCCTGTTAAAGAGATAAAATTATTGGCTGGGTATAACCAAATTACCTTGAAAGCTATTTCCAAAGAAGCTGCAGATTATGCCAAAATCAAGAATTTGATATTCAGCTATGAAGGTGAATTATCTCTAAACTATGTCAAAGACAATATTGACAATCGTTTCTACTGGGGTCGCAGAGGACCTTCTGTCCATTTAACCTATACTTTACCAGAAAACCAAAATTTCAAATGGTTTTACAACGAAGTAAGTGTTCCTGTTGGTCAAGATCCCATCGGCTCTTATTTTATGGCAAATGGTTTTGGGGAGGGGTATTTTGGTATTCAGGTTAATTCCGAGACCGAGAGAAGAATATTGTTTTCGGTTTGGAGTCCTTTCAAAACGGATAATCCTAACGAAATTCCTGAGGAAGAAAAGATCAAATTATTGAAAAAAGGAGAAGACGTATATACGGGAGAATTTGGAAATGAAGGTTCCGGTGGTCAAAGCTTTCTCAAATACCCATGGAAAGCAGGTCAAACTTACCGCTTTTTAAATTCCGTTGAACCGGATGGAAATGGAAATACTATTTACACAGCATATTTTTATGATCCGGAAGTTGGCAATTGGATATTAATTGCAAGCTTTTTAAGACCGAAAACTGATACCTGGTACAAGAGTCCGCATTCTTTCTTAGAGAATTTTGTTCCGCAATCAGGAAATATCCAAAGAATGGGAGAATACCAAAATCAATGGGCTGCTGATGAATTTGGAAACTGGGTAGAGCTTACCGAAGCAAAATTCACAGGAGATGATATAGCCAGAAGAGGATATAGAATGGATTATGCTGGAGGCTCAGGTCTAGGCAAATTTTACCTGAAAAACGGGGGATTTTTTAATGTTAACACTCCAATCAATAGTATCCATAATAGGCCAAGTCAGGGAACAGCGCCTAGCATTGATTGGGATAAACTTCCTTAA
- a CDS encoding transglutaminase family protein → MSIRVALRHYTKYQYDRHITLSPQVIRLRPAPHSRTHIKAYSLNIKPENHFINWQQDPFGNYLARIVFQEKVKFFEIDVEVIADMVVINPFDFFVEDYAEVFPFKYEDSLKNQLSPYLELKEKDPLLMDLVAKAKSILAENTKTVDYLVQINMLIHNQLKYNVRMEPGVQSCEESLTKGSGSCRDFAWLMVLVLRHVGLAARFASGYLVQLKSDEKSLDGPSGPEEDFTDLHAWTEVFIPGAGWIGLDSTSGLFAGEGHIPLACTPSPQDAAPISGMAEPAETTFEFENEVTRIVEKPRVTKPYSDEQWQKILDVGDKVDADLEANDVKLTMGGEPTFVSVDNQDAPEWNSDADGEHKRSLSNTLFHKLKGEFGTGALMQYGQGKWYPGEPLPRWKLACFWRKDGIPMWHNDALMADLSKDYKHSAKDAEAFMTELTTHLNVDQKNITPLYEDPIYFIWQESKIPVNVDPKDFDLKSPLERQKLAQLLTEGLDKPIGFSVPLEWEYVEDRWQSCYWKFRRNDLFLVPGNSPAGLRLPLDSIEHTPTEEEPILPERDLFADVDALPDLSHEEFKTKPPLNSKRIFKTALVVEAREGKLFVFFPPVSTMEQYLDLVQAVERTAEKLKTPILIEGYDPPSDKRIEKMMITPDPGVIEVNIQPAKTWKEILNNYGILYEKARETRLISEKFNVDGKHTGTGGGNHITLGGVTPDQSPILRRPDILKSFITYWQHHPSLSYLFSTQFIGPTSQAPRVDEGRDDILYELELAFQQVPLGKEDEIPYWMVDRIFRNLLVDITGNTHRAEFCIDKLYSPDSSSGRLGILEFRGFDMPPHFRMSMVQLLLIRGLMSWFWKEPYDHKLVRWGTSLHDKFLLPHHCQKDLEEVVNDLNRAGYDFDLSWFDPFFSFRFPFIGELQEGEIKVELKMAIEPWHVLGEEMSSTGTARYVDSSLERLQIKISGLTDSRYHLLCNGHRIPLKNTGVQGEYVTGIRYRAWQPYSALHPTIGIDTPLVIDLYDTWTKKSVAACQYHVVHPGGRSYDSFPVNSYEAESRRISRFYDYGHTINPVKEPLEMPIASNQGEGKPDRYISKLELKTAYKEAPAIVNPEFPYTMDLRRYKKFD, encoded by the coding sequence ATGTCCATCAGAGTTGCCTTACGCCACTATACTAAATATCAATACGACCGTCACATTACCCTAAGTCCCCAGGTAATCCGTTTAAGGCCCGCACCGCATTCCCGTACCCATATCAAAGCCTATTCCCTGAATATAAAGCCAGAAAACCATTTTATTAACTGGCAGCAAGATCCTTTTGGGAATTACTTGGCAAGAATTGTCTTTCAAGAAAAAGTGAAGTTTTTTGAAATCGATGTAGAAGTCATCGCAGATATGGTGGTGATTAATCCATTTGACTTTTTTGTGGAAGATTATGCGGAAGTTTTTCCTTTTAAGTATGAAGACAGCCTCAAGAATCAGTTGAGTCCTTATTTGGAACTGAAGGAAAAGGATCCCCTTTTGATGGACTTGGTAGCAAAAGCTAAATCCATCCTAGCTGAAAACACCAAAACAGTAGATTACTTGGTTCAAATCAATATGTTGATTCATAATCAATTGAAATACAATGTAAGGATGGAGCCTGGAGTCCAAAGCTGCGAGGAAAGTTTGACGAAAGGTTCTGGTTCATGCAGGGACTTTGCCTGGTTAATGGTGCTAGTTCTTCGACACGTGGGTCTAGCAGCTCGTTTTGCCTCTGGGTATTTGGTTCAACTTAAATCAGACGAAAAATCTTTAGATGGACCTTCCGGACCAGAGGAAGATTTTACGGATCTGCATGCTTGGACTGAAGTGTTTATTCCTGGTGCAGGCTGGATAGGTCTTGACTCAACTTCGGGGCTTTTTGCCGGTGAAGGTCATATTCCATTAGCTTGTACTCCAAGCCCACAAGATGCTGCCCCTATTTCCGGAATGGCGGAGCCCGCTGAAACAACTTTTGAATTCGAAAATGAGGTGACACGAATAGTGGAAAAGCCTCGGGTTACTAAACCATATTCAGATGAGCAATGGCAAAAGATTCTGGATGTAGGAGATAAAGTTGATGCAGACCTAGAAGCCAACGATGTGAAATTGACGATGGGAGGTGAGCCTACATTTGTATCCGTCGATAATCAAGATGCTCCAGAATGGAATTCTGATGCCGATGGAGAACATAAAAGAAGTCTTTCAAATACACTTTTTCATAAACTGAAAGGCGAATTTGGTACAGGTGCATTGATGCAATATGGTCAGGGGAAATGGTATCCTGGAGAACCTTTGCCTAGATGGAAATTAGCTTGCTTCTGGAGAAAAGATGGCATTCCTATGTGGCATAATGATGCTTTAATGGCTGATTTATCAAAAGACTATAAACATTCGGCAAAAGATGCAGAGGCATTTATGACCGAGCTCACCACTCATTTAAATGTAGATCAAAAAAATATTACTCCTCTTTATGAGGATCCTATATATTTCATCTGGCAAGAGAGCAAAATTCCAGTTAATGTAGACCCAAAAGATTTTGATTTAAAATCTCCTCTGGAAAGGCAAAAACTTGCACAGTTATTAACTGAGGGATTGGATAAGCCAATTGGTTTTTCAGTGCCCTTAGAATGGGAATATGTGGAAGACAGATGGCAAAGTTGTTATTGGAAATTCAGAAGGAATGACCTATTTCTAGTTCCTGGAAATTCACCTGCCGGTTTGCGATTACCATTGGATTCTATTGAGCATACACCGACCGAAGAGGAACCTATACTTCCAGAAAGAGATCTTTTTGCTGATGTGGATGCATTGCCAGATTTGAGTCATGAAGAATTTAAGACTAAACCTCCTTTAAATTCTAAGAGGATATTTAAAACTGCCTTGGTGGTTGAAGCCAGGGAAGGAAAGTTATTTGTGTTTTTTCCTCCAGTGTCTACGATGGAGCAATACCTTGATTTAGTTCAGGCAGTCGAGAGAACAGCTGAGAAATTGAAGACACCTATCTTGATAGAAGGTTATGACCCACCATCGGATAAGCGTATAGAAAAAATGATGATTACGCCAGACCCAGGTGTAATCGAAGTAAATATCCAACCAGCAAAAACTTGGAAAGAAATCCTTAATAATTATGGGATACTTTATGAAAAGGCCAGGGAGACCAGGCTCATTAGTGAAAAATTTAATGTGGATGGAAAACACACTGGCACAGGTGGTGGAAACCACATAACACTAGGTGGTGTCACACCAGATCAAAGCCCAATATTACGAAGGCCCGATATCTTAAAAAGTTTTATAACGTATTGGCAACACCACCCATCTTTATCCTATCTGTTTTCTACTCAGTTCATTGGACCAACCAGTCAGGCACCCAGAGTGGATGAAGGAAGAGATGATATATTGTATGAGCTGGAGTTAGCCTTCCAACAAGTGCCTTTGGGAAAAGAGGATGAAATTCCTTATTGGATGGTGGATCGAATCTTTAGAAATTTATTAGTTGACATAACTGGTAATACACATCGTGCGGAATTTTGTATAGATAAGTTATATTCGCCGGATTCTAGCAGCGGAAGGCTGGGGATTTTGGAGTTTAGAGGTTTTGATATGCCACCTCATTTTAGAATGAGCATGGTTCAATTGCTTCTAATTCGAGGACTGATGAGTTGGTTTTGGAAAGAACCTTATGATCATAAGCTAGTGAGATGGGGAACATCTCTTCATGATAAATTCCTACTGCCTCATCACTGTCAGAAAGACTTAGAAGAGGTTGTCAATGATTTGAACAGGGCTGGATATGATTTCGATCTTAGCTGGTTTGACCCATTCTTCAGCTTTAGATTTCCATTTATTGGAGAACTACAAGAAGGAGAAATCAAAGTGGAGTTGAAAATGGCGATTGAGCCCTGGCATGTTTTGGGTGAAGAGATGTCTAGTACCGGTACAGCCAGGTATGTAGATTCCTCTTTGGAGCGATTGCAAATAAAAATCTCTGGATTAACAGATTCCAGATATCATTTACTTTGCAACGGTCATAGAATCCCTTTGAAAAACACGGGAGTTCAAGGAGAGTATGTGACAGGAATACGGTATAGAGCTTGGCAGCCTTATTCTGCATTGCATCCTACCATCGGGATTGATACGCCTCTGGTGATAGATTTATATGATACTTGGACCAAAAAGTCAGTGGCTGCTTGCCAATATCATGTGGTCCATCCTGGAGGTAGAAGTTACGATTCTTTCCCTGTCAATAGTTATGAGGCAGAATCCCGTAGAATTTCAAGATTCTATGACTATGGGCATACGATTAATCCTGTCAAGGAACCCTTGGAAATGCCTATCGCGAGCAATCAAGGAGAAGGAAAACCGGATCGATACATTAGTAAACTAGAATTAAAAACAGCCTACAAAGAGGCACCTGCAATAGTCAACCCAGAATTTCCATACACCATGGACCTTCGGAGATATAAAAAGTTTGATTGA
- a CDS encoding circularly permuted type 2 ATP-grasp protein: MELVEKGDMIESYLTEKMFNNEPFLDEMATDEGKIHSHWKQIAKYYNQIGSEKMGQFQEEVARQLRENGVTYNVYGDPDGMNRPWILDPVPMVFESQEWEELDKGLVQRTELLNLILKDLYGEQSLIKEGFIPFELIYNHRGYLRQAQHIKLDGDQQLIQYSSDLARGPNGKMWVLHDRTDAPSGAGYTFENRAAMTRVFPELIRENHVRKITSYYQTFKNTLSNLTLNNKENPRVVLLSPGPTNETFFEHAYISSFMGFTLAFGEDLTVSGGYVWLKTIKGLEKVDVIIRRVDDLFCDPLEYRNDSHLGVVGLMEAVRQKKVLVINPLGCRVLENPGLMAFLPKISKHLLGQDLSLPSVATWWCGQPKEMKYVFEHMETLVIRNIYRGTAHKSVFGGELSKAELEKLKQSIKRNPYMFVGQEMVDFSTSPSWIDNKLEARNAVFRSYVVADTESKSYKVMPGGLSRSSPKKGAFLVSNQTGGISKDTWVLGKKRESTSSYSATIKAQPLIRNVLPSRTGERLFWLGRYLERSAYTVRLIRMTLLSYNEADEDIHVYENPVLGTMLKTLTALTGTLPGFQEKATLKNPEPELLSLVHDISKSGTLAYSIQSFLTNAYAVRDRLSLDTWRILDSISEELTRMRKSETTLMQAYHNLDNMVIKLMAFYGLNIDNMTREPTWHLLNIGRFIESAANNCTILKNMLHQSFDLEDNKELMENTLRCNESLVTYRYRYRSNLEMHGVLSLLILHEDNPRSLIFQLLEIDSHLKTLPNQEEAELFSIERKKLLEAITKIRLCDIDVLATVDPETKQYHELNHFLDQIIELLHDTSDVIYQNYFSHTGSGYSMIQTSVLPEI; encoded by the coding sequence GTGGAATTAGTTGAAAAAGGAGATATGATTGAATCTTATCTTACGGAGAAGATGTTCAATAATGAGCCGTTTCTGGATGAAATGGCCACGGATGAAGGCAAAATCCACTCTCATTGGAAACAAATTGCCAAATACTATAATCAGATTGGTTCAGAGAAAATGGGCCAATTTCAGGAAGAAGTAGCCCGTCAACTTCGTGAAAACGGGGTGACCTATAATGTCTATGGTGATCCTGATGGAATGAATAGGCCTTGGATTTTAGACCCGGTTCCAATGGTTTTTGAAAGCCAGGAGTGGGAGGAATTAGATAAAGGACTTGTTCAGCGTACCGAACTCTTAAATTTGATTCTAAAAGATCTTTATGGTGAGCAAAGCCTAATTAAAGAGGGATTTATTCCTTTTGAGCTGATCTATAATCATAGAGGATATCTAAGACAAGCACAGCATATCAAATTGGATGGAGATCAGCAATTGATTCAATATTCCTCCGATCTTGCCAGAGGGCCCAATGGTAAAATGTGGGTGCTTCATGATCGTACGGATGCTCCTTCCGGTGCAGGCTACACCTTTGAAAATAGAGCTGCCATGACACGTGTTTTTCCTGAATTAATTCGGGAAAACCATGTTCGGAAAATAACTTCCTACTATCAAACTTTTAAGAATACTCTAAGTAATCTTACTCTGAATAATAAGGAAAACCCGAGGGTGGTTTTACTTTCTCCCGGTCCAACCAATGAAACCTTTTTTGAGCATGCCTATATCTCCTCATTTATGGGGTTTACGCTCGCTTTTGGAGAGGATTTAACGGTAAGTGGAGGCTATGTATGGCTGAAGACAATTAAGGGTCTGGAGAAAGTTGATGTTATCATTCGTAGGGTGGATGATTTGTTTTGTGATCCGCTGGAATATAGAAATGATTCCCATCTTGGAGTGGTAGGATTAATGGAGGCTGTCCGACAGAAAAAAGTACTTGTGATCAATCCTTTGGGTTGTAGAGTTCTTGAAAACCCCGGATTGATGGCCTTTTTGCCAAAAATCTCAAAGCACCTGCTCGGGCAAGATTTGTCTCTTCCTTCAGTAGCAACCTGGTGGTGTGGTCAACCCAAAGAAATGAAGTATGTTTTCGAACATATGGAGACTTTGGTTATCAGAAATATCTATCGAGGCACCGCTCATAAATCTGTTTTTGGAGGAGAACTTTCCAAAGCAGAATTGGAGAAACTAAAGCAGAGTATCAAGAGGAATCCATACATGTTTGTAGGACAAGAGATGGTAGACTTTTCTACTTCGCCTTCTTGGATTGATAATAAGCTGGAAGCCAGAAACGCTGTCTTTAGAAGTTATGTAGTAGCAGATACCGAAAGTAAAAGCTACAAAGTGATGCCAGGTGGACTATCCAGAAGCTCTCCTAAAAAAGGAGCCTTTTTAGTCTCTAATCAAACAGGGGGTATCAGTAAGGATACTTGGGTTTTAGGCAAGAAAAGAGAATCTACTTCAAGTTATTCGGCAACTATAAAAGCCCAACCATTGATTCGCAATGTGCTACCCAGTAGGACAGGAGAACGATTGTTTTGGCTAGGCAGGTATCTAGAAAGATCAGCCTATACTGTTCGTTTAATTAGAATGACATTATTATCTTATAATGAGGCAGATGAGGATATTCATGTCTATGAAAATCCTGTTTTGGGCACCATGCTGAAAACGCTCACTGCACTGACAGGAACACTGCCGGGATTTCAGGAAAAAGCAACACTGAAAAACCCGGAACCAGAACTACTTTCATTAGTTCATGATATTTCAAAATCTGGAACATTAGCTTATTCAATTCAATCATTCTTGACCAATGCCTATGCGGTGAGAGATCGTTTGAGTTTAGATACTTGGAGGATTTTGGATAGCATATCTGAAGAGTTGACCAGAATGAGAAAGTCTGAAACGACCCTAATGCAAGCCTACCATAATTTAGATAATATGGTGATCAAATTGATGGCTTTTTATGGGTTGAATATTGATAATATGACTCGTGAACCTACTTGGCATTTATTAAATATTGGGAGGTTTATTGAGTCAGCAGCAAATAACTGTACGATACTCAAGAACATGCTTCATCAATCTTTCGATTTGGAAGACAATAAGGAGCTGATGGAGAACACGTTGAGGTGTAATGAAAGTTTGGTGACTTATCGCTATAGATACCGCTCCAATCTTGAAATGCATGGTGTTTTAAGCCTATTGATATTGCATGAGGATAATCCTAGGTCTTTGATATTTCAGTTGCTAGAGATTGATAGCCACTTAAAAACATTACCAAATCAGGAAGAGGCTGAGTTATTTAGTATCGAAAGAAAGAAACTTCTGGAGGCGATTACTAAAATCAGGCTTTGTGATATAGATGTTTTAGCAACAGTGGATCCTGAAACCAAGCAGTATCATGAGTTAAACCACTTCTTAGATCAAATTATAGAACTACTTCACGATACTTCCGACGTGATTTATCAAAATTATTTTAGTCATACCGGAAGCGGATATAGTATGATTCAAACCTCTGTTCTACCTGAGATATGA